The following are encoded in a window of Numida meleagris isolate 19003 breed g44 Domestic line chromosome 9, NumMel1.0, whole genome shotgun sequence genomic DNA:
- the HOMER2 gene encoding homer protein homolog 2, protein MCEVGTRPPLAAERGEPPGGAAASERCRDMGEQPIFTTRAHVFQIDPSTKKNWVPASKQAVTVSYFYDSTRNSYRIISVDGAKVIINSTITPNMTFTKTSQKFGQWADSRANTVFGLGFPSEQQLSKFAEKFQEVKEAAKLARDRSQEKIETSSNHSQESGRETPSSTRASSVNGTDDEKASHGGPAEAQLKSENDKLKIALAQSSSNVKKWETELQTLRESNARLTTALQESAASIEHWKKQFSACKEENDQLRSKIEELEEQCNEINKEKERNAQLSRRLQELETELQDKELELEELRKQGEIIPQLMSECESVSQQLQDAENKNKDLEEKVRTLRTEVEESKHRQTNLKTELKNFLDVLDGKIDELHDFRQGLSKLGVDN, encoded by the exons AGAACAGCCCATCTTCACCACCAGAGCCCATGTCTTCCAAATTGACCCCAGCACGAAGAAGAACTGGGTCCCCGCAAGCAAGCAGGCTGTAACTGTTTCCTACTTCTATGACAGCACGAGAAACAGCTATCGGATTATCAGTGTGGATGGAGCCAAG GTGATCATAAACAGCACAATCACCCCCAACATGACCTTCACTAAAACCTCGCAGAAGTTTGGCCAGTGGGCGGACAGCAGAGCCAACACTGTGTTTGGGTTGGGCTTTCCCTCCGAGCAGCAGCTGTCCAAG TTTGCAGAGAAATTCCAAGAAGTGAAAGAGGCTGCCAAGCTAGCAAGAGACAGATCTCAAGAGAAAATTGAGACCTCAAGCAATCATTCACAG GAATCTGGGCGTGAAACACCATCTTCCACCCGAGCATCTAGTGTGAACGGGACAGATGATGAGAAGGCATCCCATGGTGGTCCTGCTGAGGCACAGCTCAAGTCTGAGAATGATAAACTAAAAATTGCTCTAGCCCAAAG TTCCTCCAATGTAAAGAAGTGGGAGACGGAGCTGCAGACGCTGAGGGAGAGCAATGCCCGTCTCACCACGGCACTGCAGGAGTCGGCTGCCAGCATAGAGCACTGGAAGAAGCAGTTCTCAGCCTGCAAGGAGGAGAACGACCAGCTCAGAAGCAAG ATTGAAGAACTGGAGGAGCAGtgcaatgaaataaataaagagaaggaaagaaatgcacagCTGAGCAGACGTCTCCAGGAGCTGGAAACAGAGCTTCAAGACAAAGAGCTG GAACTGGAAGAGCTCCGAAAGCAGGGTGAAATTATACCACAGCTAATGTCAGAATGTGAATCTGTATCTCAACAATTACAG gatgCTGAGAATAAGAACAAAGATCTTGAAGAGAAAGTCAGAACGCTAAGGACAGAAGTTGAAGAGAGCAAACACAGGCAGACCAACcttaaaactgaattaaagaATTTTTTAGATGTACTAGATGGGAAGATAGATGAATTACATGATTTCCGACAAGGACTGTCTAAACTTGGGGTTGACAACTAG